The following nucleotide sequence is from Streptomyces brevispora.
AGGGGCCCCCTGGAAGCACGCCCCCGGCCCCGCCGCAGCCGGACGCGACGGCCGTGCAGCCCCAGGTCTCCCCGGCGTACGACCCGGCGACCACGCCCATGGCCCAGGTTCCGGCGGCGCCGCAGCCCCAGTCGCCTCCTCCCGCACCGCAGTCGGCGGCGGATGCCGGCTGGCCCCCGCCCCCGCCGGCCGTTCCGGCCTACGCCCACGGCGCGCAGGGCGGCGGCCCCGTGTGGGGCCCGCCCGGTCAACTGCAGGCACCCGGCGCCCCCCGTAAGAGGGGCGCGGGCGGTCTGGTGGCCGCGGTGGTCGTGGCGGCGCTCGTGGCGGGCGGAATCGGTGGGGCCCTCGGCTACTGGGCCGCGGACAGCAACGACAGCTCCAACTCCTCCGGTTCGACCACGATCACGGCGTCGGCCAACCCGCAGGACCTCAAGCGCGACCCGGGCACGGTCGCGGGCGTGGCGGCCAAGGCGCTGCCCAGTGTGGTCACCATCGACGCGCAGGGCGGCGACGGCGAGGGCGGCACCGGCACCGGCTTCGTATACGACAAGGAGGGCCACATCCTCACGAACAACCACGTGGTGGCCTCCGCGGCGGAGAACGGTCAGCTCACGGTGACGTTCTCGAACGGCAAGAAGTACGGCGCCGAGGTGATCGGCCGGGCCGAGGGCTACGACGTCGCGGTCCTGAAGCTGAAGAACCCGCCGCAAGGACTCACCCCGCTCGAGCTGGGTAACTCGGACCAGGTGGCGGTCGGCGACTCGACGATCGCCATCGGAGCCCCGTTCGGCCTGTCCAACACGGTCACCACGGGCATCATCAGCGCGAAGAACCGCCCGGTCGCCTCCGGTGACGGCTCCGGCGGCAGCAACTCGTACATGAGCGCCCTGCAGACCGACGCCTCGATCAACCCGGGCAACTCCGGCGGCCCGCTGCTGAGCGCCGGCGGCGCGGTCATCGGGATCAACTCGGCGATCCAGTCGACCGGCAGCACCGGTCAGAGCCAGGCGGGCTCCATCGGCCTCGGCTTCGCGATCCCGATCAACCAGGCGAAGAACGTCGCCCAGCAGCTGATCAAGACGGGCCGGCCGGTCTACCCCGTCATCGGCGCCACGGTGACGATGGACGAGAAGACCGGCGGCGCGGTCATCTCGGACCAGGGCACGGGCGGCACGGACGCCGTCCCGAAGGACAGCCCGGCGGGCAGGGCCGGTCTCAAGCCGGGGGACATCATCACGAAGTTCAACGACACCGTGGTCGACAGCGGCCCGACCCTGATCGGCGAGATCTGGACCCACAAGCCGGGCGACAAGGTCACGCTGACCTACAAGCGCGGCGGCAAGACGTCGACCGCCGAAGTCACCCTGGGGGAGCGCAAGGGCGACAGCTGACCGGCTAGGCTGTCCTCGCGTCGAAAGCGGTCGTTGACCGCCGATGCGGGGTGGGTTGCCCGAGCGGCCTAAGGGAACGGTCTTGAAAACCGTCGTGGCAGCGATGTCACCGTGGGTTCAAATCCCACACCCACCGCAGGTGAACGGCCCCTGACCAGGTAAATCGGTCAGGGGCCGTTCTGCTATCCGGTGCCTGTCGGTGACCGCTGTTCCCCGTGGTTTCCCGCCATGTCGGGCATGGTTGGGGCACGGCGCCGTGGGCTCCTGCTTCGGGGTGATCGATGGTGCCGCAACTGGTCCAGACAACAAAGAAGCCCCCGGCCGCTGGCCTGGGGCTCTTTCGTGGAGCGGGTGACGAGACTCGAACTCGCGCTCTGAGCTTGGGGATCACTGATCGCTTGAGCGCCAAGGCGTGCGTTGAAGCCACGCTCGACCACTTGGCGGGCCGGCAGATTTCACCCTTCAACCGGAGCTTTCGGCGCTCCGTTGCTGCAAAGCGTCCCGTATCAGCCAACCATTGCAATGGAAACCATAGTAAAACGGTCGCTTTGCTTTAAGTTATAACCGCATCCGTCCACCTATGCCATGATGCCGGTCATGAGCGTGCAGGATGACAGGCGTGAAAGTCAGATGGTCGACCGCTTCAACCTTGAGGTCCCCGAAGACCGTAAAAGGTCGGATATTGATGCTTCGCTGACCATTGACGGCCAAATCGTAAACTTTGAGCTCAAGTCTGCGACCAGTAAGGGCGTCTCAACCGTTCGCGATTTGGGCCCTGGGCACTTCGCTAAATGGAAGACGATCCACTGGCTTTTCGGTGTCTATGATAGGCGAGGCGAACGCCTGCTTTATAGCCACTATGCCTCTCCTGAGGATATGGTCGAATGGATCTCGGGGAAAGAGGCGTACATTCGACCTGACATCTCTCTGGCTCACCATGCTGCGATGGGAGTATCGGTGGATTCGGTTATCGACATCCTCGGAGAGAAGGAGTTCTATACGCGAGAGGAGGCGAAGTGGATTATGAAAAACCAATGGTCAAGGGCTCAGTACGATGACGAAGCAGACTTGATTTCGGGAAACGAACTTGGCTACTCCTTGTATCGCATGGTGGAGATTATGCAAGAGCGCTGCCGGTACGTTATGGCCAGAGGGGCTACGCTCAATAACCCTCATATTCCGATGGGATACATCGACAAGCTTCCCAAGATTACATCGGAGCCAGCTATGAATCTGCGTCTGCTAGTGCGCGACTACCTGGACAGGACGTCCATGACGGAGGACGCAACAGCGTAGGCGAGCGGCGGCGGAACCGCGTTTCCAATCTGACCAAGAGTCATATAGGTGGCGCCCACGAATGGCCAGTCCTCCGGGAAGCCTTGAATCAAGGCAACGTCCGGGACGGACAGACGAAAATGCCCGTTCTTTGCGACAAACGCTCGGGCGGAAGCGCGGTCTGCCGCTACCCCGTTCGGCCAAATCTCCAAGCTTTCAAACCTGCGCTGCGCTGCCACACTATTGAGGATTGAAGTTGTGTGTCGTGGCCCGGTCAGGCTACTTCTGATAGTGGGAGAGAGGTCGTCGAAGCCGATATCTGGCAGGCCGAGCGCCTCGCGGAGCCCCATGCACCGGGCTCCACCGGTAATCGCCGCGTCACCCCACTGGTGAGTGGGTTCTGGTGCTTGCCATTGGTTAGCCATTTTCTTGGTTCGGAACCCGACAAAGAAAACGCGGCGCCGAACTTGAGGAACGCCGAAATCGCTGGCTTGGAGGATTACTTTTTGGATGTGGTAACTGCCTGCGAGCGGACTCATGATGTGTTCAGTGACGTATTCAGAGAATTTTGGGCTTGCAAGGGCCGGAACATTCTCACCTACAAATGCGGCTGGCCTGGTCTCTTTTACGGCCCGCACGAATTGGGGCCACATGTCACGTTCGTCCAGGTGTCCTTGCTGGCGCCCAGCATTTGAAAATGGTTGGCAAGGCGGGCCCCCGTGCAACAGGTCAACCCTTCCGCGCCATTGTTTAAAATCAACTCCTCGGACATCTCCATCTTGCCCGCTGAAAACGGCCCATTGATCGCGCGCCTTGCGCAGTGTGTCACCAGCCTCGGGCATCAGTTCGAATGAGGCGGTGTGGGAAAAGCCAGCCCGTTCAACCCCGAGGTCCAACCCTCCTCCGCCACTGAAAAGTGAAAGGGCGGTCCTGCCGCCACCGTCACGCTGAGGCATCAGATCCAGTGGGTGAAATTTCGGCGAGTTAATCTCGTGTAGCGGATCCGGACCTTCGCCAGCCAGAGCGGATCGTCGAGCTTCCCGCGAATCGCGCGACATCTTCCTGAATTTCTCACGCTGCGCTTCTGTAAGGTCGCGCGGCTGGTGAAAGGGAGAGGTCGTTTTGATTCTGCTCGGCACAGCTAGCTCCGCCGCCCCTCCTGGTGAGTCGGTGGGGCGGAATAGCTCTTGCGGCTGAACTGGATCTACGGGCATGCGTGAATCCTACGAGAAGTGAGGGCTTTTGTCAGCTGCCTGGTGATCCATGATGCCTGACCTGGGCTTATGTGGTGTGGCGGGCGGTGGCGGCTCGGTCGTCGACCACCACAATCCACCACTCACCCCAGCTCCCATCCCGTCCGCCTTCGACCCACACTCCGTGGAGCGGTCGTGGTTCAGGGCGTCAAGGTGGAGCGCGCTACTGTACGAACGACCTTGACGCCCTGGGCCGCGACTGCTCGGCTCTGCCTGGGTCGAAGGTGGTCGGGATGGGAGCCCACAACGCTCACCACGAATCCGCCGGCACCCGCGAACGGCGCCCCTCCCATCCCGGAGTCTGAGCGCCCCCGCCGGAGGCATGATTTGAAGCCGCGGGTTTGGTTCTCGTCTCATGCCCTCGGGCCTACACAGCGGGCGCGCGTCGGCGGCGGCAGCGCCGAGCGGGCCGCAAGCAGGAGCGCGGGCGCAGCCAGAGCCGGGAAGCGCGCCCGGCGGAGCGGAGCGCAGCCGGGTGCCTCGATGAGGTAGAGAAAACCGTCGTGGCAGCGATGTCACCGTGGGTTCAAATCCCACACCCACCGCAGGTGAACGGCCCCCGACCGAGGGAATCGGTCGGGGGCCGTTCGCGTGTTCGTGCACCGGAGCCCCCGGCGTCACCTCGGGGGTTCGCAGTGGGGTGAGGTGAGGCGGGCCGCGGAGGCGATGGTTGCGCGGGCCTCGTGTTCGGGGAGGCCGGTGCGGATGGCGGCTTCGGTGAGGGCGTTCGCGAGGTTGTCGCCGAAGCCGTGTTCGTAGGCGCGGCAGGCGGCCCAGAAGAGCCGGGTGTTGCGCTGCCCCTCGGTCGCTGCGAGGACGAACCGGATCAGGCCCCGGCCCCGGTCGTCGGGGTGGCTGTGGTGGCGACGCGTCGGTGCCCGGGGTCTCAGCAACTGGAGGAGGGCGCGGGGGCAAGGGGCCGGCGGGAGGGTGCCGGTGCCGGGTACGAGCCGGTAGGTGCCGTGGGTGGTGGCCGAGCCGGGGCCGACCAGGTAGCCGCCGGTGCCGCGGATGTCGATGCCGGGGGCGAGGCGGCCTGCGGAGTTCGGTACGGCCACTCCGGGTGGGCCGGACAGCCAGATGTGGCGGCCGCCGCTGGGGGTGAGCACCGTGACGGTCGGCGGGATGGTGAACAGATGGTGCAGCGCCAGCTGTTGGAGGGCTGCAACCGAGTCGTACCGGCCGGTGGCGTCGATGTCCAGGTCGATACCGATGAGGTGGTGCGGGGCCCGGCCGCAGGCGATGCCGTATCCGGTGGCCCATGGGGCGGCGGCGAAGAGGGTGCGTACGGCGGCGGGGTCGGTGGTGGCGTCGTGAACGCCGTGTCCGGGCAGCCCGCAGGCACCGCGGCAACTGCTTGGCCGGTCCTCGTCGCGGTGCGGGGAGCGCAGGGCGGGGAGCTTGGTGGCGGACAACGGGAGCACGGGGAGCCCGTGTTCGGCTGCGGACAACGCGTGGGCCAGGGCCAGGGTGGAGGCTCGCCGATCGGGGATGGCCATGCATCTATGTTCGTACGAATGTTCGAATATGGGAAGGGGGCGAGGGTTGCGGGCGAAGGTTCGAGATGTTGCGGCGGAACGCTTCTTCTCCTGCGGGGCAAGGGCTGCGCGTGGGCGTCTGGCTGACCTGGGAGTTTGTGATGCATAGGGGTTTATCTTCTTTTCCTCATGCTTGCGAGGGAATCGAAGAGCATGGGTGGTTCGCCCGGATGGCGGTGGGCAACCTTGATCTCGCGACGTCGTGACCGTCACCCGGGCGGTCGGCCAACCGGCCCGGACCAGTCCTGCTTTCGGTTCCTGGAGGAATAGACATGGCAAGCATCCGTACCGCTCGTGCCCTCGCCGTTGTTGCCGCTCTGCCCCTCGCCGCCGCCCTCTTCGGCGGCGTGGCCCAGGCCGACAACGGTTCGTTCGCGAACGACGGATCGAACGCGGGTGTTGCCGCGATCAGCGGTAGTGGCGTCGGCCGGGACAACTTCGGAAATTCGTCCACCTCGCTGCAGCAGGCCGTGGGGGACGGGGCGTCGAATCACAGCAACTCCGCCCAGGTGAACGGCTCCGCATTCACCGCCATTGACCAGTCCAGCCGCAACCTCGAGGTGAACTTCACCAATCTCTGGTGATCCGGTGCCTGCCGCGGGCCGGGCGGGGGGCCGGGCCGCGGTTGGGGGAACGACGGCCTGCGTGACGTCACTTCGGTGGCGGCGCGCAGGCCGTTCGGCGTTCTCGGGGGACGAAAAGGGGCAAAGGGGTCTGGGGATGGAGGGGGCGGGAAGGGGTGAAAGGGGAAGGGTGGGCAGGGGCGGCTGTCGCGTGCCTTGACAGTTGCGTGGAATCTGACGGACAGTCAGAAATCCGGATCCGAAGGCCCTTTCCCGGGAGACAGCCGTGCACCTGGCCCCTACGGAGCGCCAACTACAGCTGCGCGCCGAACTCCGCGCCTACTTCCGCGCTGTGATGCCGGAGCCCGGCGAACGATCCGTCCCGGAGGCCGAGAGGCCGGCCGAACAGCGGCGGCTGCTGCGCCGCATCGGCGCGGACGGGATGCTGGGACTCGGCTGGCCCGTGGAGTACGGCGGGCAGGGCCGCGGTGCGGACGAACAGTTCGTGTTCTTCGACGAGGCCTACCGGGCGGGCGCCCCGGTCTCGATGGTCACCCTCAACACCGTGGGCCCCACCCTGATGAAGTACGGGACCGAGGCGCAGAAGGAGTACTTCCTGCCGCGGATCCTGGCCGGCGAGATCGTCTTCGCCATCGGCTACAGCGAGCCGGAGGCCGGTACCGACCTTGCCGCGCTGCGCACCAGGGCCGTACGGCAGGGCGACTCGTGGGTCATCGACGGGCAGAAGATCTTCACCAGCAACGCGCAGAACGCGGACTGGATCTGGCTCGCCTGCCGTACCGATCCGGACGCGCCCAAGCACCGGGGCATCTCGATCATCCTGGTACCGACGGACGCGCCGGGATTCTCCTGGACGCCCATCGAGACCGTGGGCGGGCTGACCACGACCGCCACGTATTACGACGACGTACGGGTGCCCGCCACCGGGCTGGTCGGCGCGGAGAACGGCGGCTGGGGACTGATCACCAACCAGCTGAACCACGAACGGGTGGCACTGGCCGCGATCGGGATGCAGGCCGAGGACTTCTACGACGCGGCGCTTACCTTCGCCCGCACACCCGATCCGGTCACCGGGCGGCGCCCGGTTGACGAGCCGTGGATCCGGTCCAGGCTGGCCGAGGCCTATGCCCGCCTGGCGGCGACGCGCCTGCTCAACTGGCGTTTGGTGGGCGACGTAGGGGCCGGTGCGCTGGCCCCCGGGGATGCGAGCGGCGTGAAATTCGTGGGAACCGAAAGCGCCGTAGAGGTGTATCGGATGTGCCAGGAAATCACGGGCGACGCCGGACTGATCCGGGGCGGTTCGCCCGGCTCCTTCGGGGACGGGGAGTTGGAGCGGATGAACAGGGCGGCGCAGATCAACACCTTCGGGGGCGGGGTGAGCGAGGTGCAGCGGGAGATCGTCGCGACGATGCGGCTCGGGATGAAGAGGGGGAAACGGTGATGGGCGGGCAGGGCGTGCGGGACGAACTGTACGAGCGGCTCAGGGCGTACGAGGGGCGGTCGGCCGCCGTCGCCGGTATCGGCAAGGACCTGGTCAACGAGCCCATGATCCGCCACTGGTGCGAGGCCATGGGGGATGCGAACCCGGCGTACGCCGGTCCCGGTGCCGTTGCCCCTCCGACCATGTTGCAGGCGTGGACGATGGGCGGTCTGTCGGGGCACACGGACCGGGGCGAGGCCTACGACGAGCTGTTCGGCCTGCTCGACGGGGCCGGGTACGCCTCGGTGGTCGCGACCGACTGCGAGCAGGAGTACCTGCGGCCACTGCGGCCCGGCGACCGGATCACCTTCGACGCGGTGATCGAGGCGGTGTCGGAGCGGAAGACGACGAAGCTGGGGACGGGCTACTTCATCACCACACGCATGGACGTCCGCGCGCAGGACGAGCCGGCGGGGACGCACCGCTTCCGGATCCTCAAGTTCCGTCCGGCGGCGGCGAGTCCGGCAGGCGCGGGAGCGGGAGCGAGCGCTGGCGCGCTCGCGAGGACGGGCACGGGGAACGTGGTGAGGGTGGGGGCGAGGGCAGACGGGCGGGAGACACGGGGCAAGGAGGCGCTGGGCAGGGAGGCACAGCGCATCGGTTCCGAGCTGCCCGGGGAGCAGCGGGGTCGCCGGATCCTGCGGCCCAGGCCGGTGATCAACCGGGACAACGCCGGATTCTGGAAGGGCATCGCCGCCCACCAGTTACTGATCCAGCGCTGTGGGGCATGCGGCACCCTGCGCTTCCCCTGGCTGCCCGGCTGCAATGCCTGCGGGTCGCCCGAGTGGGAGACGGCCGAGGCCTCGGGCGAGGGCACCGTGTTCTCGTACGTTGTGATGCATCACCCGCCCTTTCCCGCGTTCAGCGAGTCCGACGAGGCCGGGCCGTACGCGGTGGCGCTGATAGAGCTCGCCGAGGGCGTCCGGATGGTCAGCAACGTGATCGGGGTGCCGTACGACAAGGTGCGGGTGGGAATGCCGGTGCGGCTGGAATTCCTGCGTACGGACTCCGAGTTGGAACTGCCGGTCTTCCGGGGGAGTGAGGGCTGACATGGATTTCACACCCACTGAGGAGCAGGCCGCCGCGCAGGGGCTCGCTGGCCGGATCTTCGGGGATCTGTCGACGCACGTCCGTCTGGTCGCGGCCGGTACCGGCACGGACGCCGAGCTCTGGAAGGAACTCTGCGCGGCCGGACTGCCCGGAGCGGTCGAGGAGATCGGACTCCTGGGGCTGGTGCTCCTCCTGGAGGAACAGGGCAGGACGACCGCGCAGGTGCCCTTCGCGTCGAGCTGTGCGTACGGGCTCCTCGCCGTCGCCGAACACGGTACGGACGAACAGCGCGAGCGGCTGCTGCCACA
It contains:
- a CDS encoding acyl-CoA dehydrogenase family protein, producing the protein MHLAPTERQLQLRAELRAYFRAVMPEPGERSVPEAERPAEQRRLLRRIGADGMLGLGWPVEYGGQGRGADEQFVFFDEAYRAGAPVSMVTLNTVGPTLMKYGTEAQKEYFLPRILAGEIVFAIGYSEPEAGTDLAALRTRAVRQGDSWVIDGQKIFTSNAQNADWIWLACRTDPDAPKHRGISIILVPTDAPGFSWTPIETVGGLTTTATYYDDVRVPATGLVGAENGGWGLITNQLNHERVALAAIGMQAEDFYDAALTFARTPDPVTGRRPVDEPWIRSRLAEAYARLAATRLLNWRLVGDVGAGALAPGDASGVKFVGTESAVEVYRMCQEITGDAGLIRGGSPGSFGDGELERMNRAAQINTFGGGVSEVQREIVATMRLGMKRGKR
- a CDS encoding bifunctional DNA primase/polymerase encodes the protein MAIPDRRASTLALAHALSAAEHGLPVLPLSATKLPALRSPHRDEDRPSSCRGACGLPGHGVHDATTDPAAVRTLFAAAPWATGYGIACGRAPHHLIGIDLDIDATGRYDSVAALQQLALHHLFTIPPTVTVLTPSGGRHIWLSGPPGVAVPNSAGRLAPGIDIRGTGGYLVGPGSATTHGTYRLVPGTGTLPPAPCPRALLQLLRPRAPTRRHHSHPDDRGRGLIRFVLAATEGQRNTRLFWAACRAYEHGFGDNLANALTEAAIRTGLPEHEARATIASAARLTSPHCEPPR
- a CDS encoding bifunctional MaoC family dehydratase N-terminal/OB-fold nucleic acid binding domain-containing protein, with product MGGQGVRDELYERLRAYEGRSAAVAGIGKDLVNEPMIRHWCEAMGDANPAYAGPGAVAPPTMLQAWTMGGLSGHTDRGEAYDELFGLLDGAGYASVVATDCEQEYLRPLRPGDRITFDAVIEAVSERKTTKLGTGYFITTRMDVRAQDEPAGTHRFRILKFRPAAASPAGAGAGASAGALARTGTGNVVRVGARADGRETRGKEALGREAQRIGSELPGEQRGRRILRPRPVINRDNAGFWKGIAAHQLLIQRCGACGTLRFPWLPGCNACGSPEWETAEASGEGTVFSYVVMHHPPFPAFSESDEAGPYAVALIELAEGVRMVSNVIGVPYDKVRVGMPVRLEFLRTDSELELPVFRGSEG
- a CDS encoding DNA cytosine methyltransferase, which encodes MPSRIKTTSPFHQPRDLTEAQREKFRKMSRDSREARRSALAGEGPDPLHEINSPKFHPLDLMPQRDGGGRTALSLFSGGGGLDLGVERAGFSHTASFELMPEAGDTLRKARDQWAVFSGQDGDVRGVDFKQWRGRVDLLHGGPPCQPFSNAGRQQGHLDERDMWPQFVRAVKETRPAAFVGENVPALASPKFSEYVTEHIMSPLAGSYHIQKVILQASDFGVPQVRRRVFFVGFRTKKMANQWQAPEPTHQWGDAAITGGARCMGLREALGLPDIGFDDLSPTIRSSLTGPRHTTSILNSVAAQRRFESLEIWPNGVAADRASARAFVAKNGHFRLSVPDVALIQGFPEDWPFVGATYMTLGQIGNAVPPPLAYAVASSVMDVLSR
- a CDS encoding S1C family serine protease — its product is MSTENEGNEGTAAEAASSVPSAPPVPADAPQGPPGSTPPAPPQPDATAVQPQVSPAYDPATTPMAQVPAAPQPQSPPPAPQSAADAGWPPPPPAVPAYAHGAQGGGPVWGPPGQLQAPGAPRKRGAGGLVAAVVVAALVAGGIGGALGYWAADSNDSSNSSGSTTITASANPQDLKRDPGTVAGVAAKALPSVVTIDAQGGDGEGGTGTGFVYDKEGHILTNNHVVASAAENGQLTVTFSNGKKYGAEVIGRAEGYDVAVLKLKNPPQGLTPLELGNSDQVAVGDSTIAIGAPFGLSNTVTTGIISAKNRPVASGDGSGGSNSYMSALQTDASINPGNSGGPLLSAGGAVIGINSAIQSTGSTGQSQAGSIGLGFAIPINQAKNVAQQLIKTGRPVYPVIGATVTMDEKTGGAVISDQGTGGTDAVPKDSPAGRAGLKPGDIITKFNDTVVDSGPTLIGEIWTHKPGDKVTLTYKRGGKTSTAEVTLGERKGDS